Proteins found in one Betaproteobacteria bacterium genomic segment:
- a CDS encoding cytochrome C has translation MNMRSVIGSSLLGAALALAGLAASAGTIVGSAHDFAGQAWSGGQICVACHAPHNTAVIADAPLWNHANSVATYTVYTSSTTNATIAQPGSTSKLCLSCHDGTVAVNSFGGTTGTTLLTGVDNLGINLTNDHPIGFTYDAALATADGALNAITTAVTIGSGTKTRVGTIASNMLYGGKMECASCHDVHNTFTAAAGKLVKVSMASSALCTTCHAK, from the coding sequence ATGAATATGAGAAGCGTAATTGGAAGCAGTTTGTTGGGCGCCGCGCTGGCGCTGGCGGGACTGGCAGCGAGTGCCGGCACCATCGTCGGATCGGCGCATGATTTCGCTGGCCAGGCGTGGTCCGGCGGGCAAATTTGCGTTGCCTGCCACGCGCCGCACAATACGGCCGTGATCGCGGATGCGCCGCTATGGAACCACGCGAACTCGGTCGCGACTTACACCGTATACACATCGTCAACCACGAACGCCACGATTGCCCAGCCGGGATCGACATCGAAACTTTGCCTGTCTTGCCACGATGGCACGGTTGCGGTGAATAGTTTCGGTGGTACAACAGGAACGACGCTTCTCACCGGCGTGGATAATCTCGGCATCAACCTCACAAACGACCATCCGATCGGCTTCACGTACGATGCCGCATTGGCGACGGCCGACGGCGCGCTGAATGCGATTACGACAGCGGTGACAATTGGGTCCGGCACCAAGACCCGCGTTGGCACGATTGCCAGCAACATGTTGTACGGTGGAAAAATGGAGTGCGCATCCTGCCACGACGTGCATAACACGTTTACGGCTGCGGCTGGAAAGCTTGTCAAAGTTTCGATGGCATCGAGCGCGCTTTGCACAACCTGCCACGCCAAATAG
- a CDS encoding class I SAM-dependent methyltransferase: MSVEADQVSFDLPPPARIPAYLEKTYWWAYVHPKAVRFFERQWLVNAILWGNFSRLRDAALDELGQHIEGRTLQIACVYGDFSPRVMGRLAPGATLDVVDVLPIQLDNLRKKLAQDARVTPVLCDSADLRFADATYDQTILFFLLHEQPEAVRRRTLSEAVRVTRPGGRIVIVDYHLPKRFHPLRYLFRPVLHVLEPFALDLWNHDLTTWLPETIRAEQIRKETSFGGLYQKVVITV; encoded by the coding sequence ATGAGTGTTGAGGCAGACCAGGTCAGCTTCGATTTACCACCCCCTGCGCGCATTCCCGCGTATCTCGAGAAGACCTATTGGTGGGCCTACGTGCATCCCAAGGCGGTACGGTTTTTCGAGCGGCAATGGCTGGTGAATGCGATCCTGTGGGGCAATTTCTCCCGGTTGCGTGATGCCGCACTGGATGAACTTGGCCAGCACATTGAGGGACGCACCCTGCAGATTGCTTGCGTGTATGGCGATTTTTCGCCACGCGTGATGGGACGGCTCGCGCCAGGCGCTACGCTGGACGTGGTGGACGTGCTGCCAATCCAGCTCGACAACCTGCGCAAAAAACTCGCGCAAGACGCGCGCGTCACGCCGGTGTTGTGCGATTCCGCCGATCTCCGATTCGCCGATGCGACCTACGATCAGACCATCCTGTTTTTCCTGTTGCACGAGCAGCCCGAAGCAGTGCGCAGGCGGACGCTAAGCGAGGCGGTGCGGGTCACGCGGCCTGGCGGCAGGATTGTCATCGTCGACTATCACCTGCCGAAACGCTTTCATCCGCTGCGGTATCTGTTCCGGCCGGTGTTGCACGTGTTGGAGCCGTTCGCGCTTGATCTGTGGAATCACGATCTGACAACGTGGTTGCCGGAGACCATTCGCGCGGAGCAGATCCGGAAGGAAACCTCGTTTGGCGGGTTGTATCAGAAGGTGGTTATTACGGTTTGA
- the frdD gene encoding fumarate reductase subunit FrdD has protein sequence MKRSNAPIFWALFGAGGMVSALIGAVLVFITGIAAPSGTFLSRDMLSYSHVLAFSQHWAGKGFLFVIISLFLWHSVHRIFHTLHDIGIHAGLGAKLICYGGALVGTLATGYALLRLGW, from the coding sequence ATGAAGCGCTCGAATGCTCCTATCTTCTGGGCCCTGTTTGGTGCGGGTGGAATGGTATCCGCGCTGATCGGTGCCGTTCTGGTGTTTATTACCGGCATTGCCGCGCCGTCAGGGACTTTCTTGTCGCGCGACATGTTGAGCTATTCGCATGTGCTGGCGTTCTCGCAACACTGGGCCGGCAAGGGCTTCCTGTTCGTGATCATCTCGCTGTTCCTGTGGCACAGCGTGCATCGGATTTTCCACACCCTGCACGATATCGGTATCCACGCTGGCCTGGGCGCGAAACTGATTTGCTATGGCGGCGCGCTGGTCGGAACGCTGGCGACAGGCTACGCCCTGCTTCGCCTCGGCTGGTAG
- a CDS encoding fumarate reductase subunit C, whose translation MSARRPYLRPMGGWWRKNPFFVEYMVHEGTAFFVAAYALILLASLIYLGQGEAAWNRWLGFLTSPLSIAIHVVLLAGFLYHTWTWFHIMPRTLPPMLVNGERVKATTITRTGLAVTVVASLIVFAIAARLAS comes from the coding sequence ATGAGCGCACGGCGACCCTACCTGAGGCCGATGGGCGGCTGGTGGCGTAAAAATCCCTTCTTTGTCGAGTATATGGTGCATGAGGGCACGGCATTTTTCGTGGCCGCCTACGCGCTTATTCTGCTCGCAAGCCTGATCTATCTGGGCCAGGGCGAAGCGGCCTGGAATCGATGGCTTGGGTTCCTGACGAGTCCGCTTTCCATCGCGATTCACGTGGTGCTGCTGGCCGGATTCCTGTACCACACCTGGACCTGGTTCCACATCATGCCGCGCACCCTGCCGCCGATGCTTGTCAATGGCGAACGCGTGAAGGCAACCACCATCACCCGCACGGGTCTGGCGGTCACGGTTGTCGCGAGCCTGATTGTTTTTGCAATTGCCGCGAGGTTGGCATCATGA
- a CDS encoding succinate dehydrogenase/fumarate reductase iron-sulfur subunit produces the protein MNTSTKVITIEVLRYRPETDKEPVLQEFIVPFTDDMSVLQGLQYIKDELDGSLSFRWSCRMAICGSCGMMIGGVPKLGCQTFLRDYYPNKLRVEALAHFPIERDLVIVMDDFIEKLESIKPYIIPEKPRALTEGEYLQTPAELNLFEQFSSCINCLLCYAACPQYGLNSKFIGPGAMALVHRYNLDSRDSGKEQRMPLVHAEEGVFNCTAVGYCSEVCPKKVDPANAVNINKTDSAKDYFLRFVAPKGTGK, from the coding sequence ATGAATACCAGCACCAAAGTGATCACCATTGAAGTCCTGCGCTACCGGCCCGAGACGGACAAGGAGCCCGTACTTCAGGAGTTCATCGTGCCGTTCACCGACGACATGTCGGTGCTGCAAGGCCTGCAGTACATCAAGGATGAACTGGACGGCTCGCTGTCGTTTCGCTGGTCATGCCGGATGGCGATATGCGGCAGTTGCGGAATGATGATTGGCGGCGTGCCGAAGCTGGGCTGCCAGACATTCCTGCGCGACTATTACCCGAACAAGCTGCGTGTGGAAGCGCTGGCGCACTTTCCGATCGAGCGAGATCTCGTCATCGTCATGGATGACTTCATCGAAAAGCTGGAAAGCATCAAGCCTTACATCATCCCGGAAAAGCCACGCGCACTGACCGAGGGCGAATACCTGCAGACGCCGGCGGAACTGAACCTTTTTGAGCAGTTCAGTTCCTGCATCAATTGCCTGCTGTGCTACGCGGCCTGCCCGCAATATGGCCTCAATTCGAAATTCATCGGTCCCGGCGCGATGGCGCTGGTGCATCGTTACAACCTTGATTCGCGCGACAGCGGCAAGGAACAACGCATGCCGCTGGTCCACGCCGAGGAAGGTGTATTCAACTGCACTGCAGTCGGCTACTGCTCCGAAGTGTGTCCGAAGAAAGTGGATCCGGCCAACGCCGTCAACATCAACAAGACCGACAGCGCCAAGGACTATTTCCTGCGCTTTGTCGCACCGAAAGGGACCGGAAAATGA